The Spartinivicinus poritis genome contains a region encoding:
- a CDS encoding PilW family protein, protein MHFYKQQGMSLIELMIALVLGLLLIAGILQLFLGVTQTFRQNETLSRIQENGRFSLDFIAQDIRSAGYQEPGKRDAIPFFLKDCLKPGSTTANLANCTNDLLTVEGNDPANNSSDRLSVFFEPTDQLDCAGADIRDPSNTSANQTVVNIYFIDGDDLSCSSYSPSREVNITNNQALLSGVQSMQVLYGVRDSDDNTQYLSADKIGSDMWQNIRTVKIGVLVNSGEEKPAVGPQNTYKVLGKEIKLNGGTQRHIYTTTVRINNAI, encoded by the coding sequence ATGCATTTTTATAAACAACAAGGGATGTCACTAATTGAGTTGATGATCGCACTAGTATTAGGTTTACTATTAATCGCTGGTATCTTACAACTTTTTTTAGGAGTCACCCAAACATTTCGCCAAAATGAAACGCTATCTAGAATTCAAGAAAATGGAAGGTTTTCCTTAGACTTTATTGCACAAGATATTAGGTCTGCAGGTTACCAAGAACCAGGCAAGCGTGATGCTATTCCATTTTTTCTTAAAGATTGTTTAAAACCTGGCTCAACAACAGCAAACTTAGCAAACTGTACAAATGATCTATTAACAGTAGAAGGAAATGATCCTGCTAATAATAGCTCAGATAGATTATCTGTATTTTTTGAGCCTACTGATCAATTAGATTGTGCTGGAGCAGATATAAGAGACCCATCGAATACATCAGCCAATCAAACCGTTGTAAATATTTACTTTATAGATGGCGATGACCTCTCCTGTAGTAGTTACAGCCCATCACGAGAAGTCAACATCACAAATAATCAGGCACTATTGAGCGGAGTTCAAAGTATGCAAGTGCTATATGGTGTTCGAGATAGCGATGACAATACTCAATACTTAAGTGCAGACAAAATTGGTTCAGACATGTGGCAAAATATACGAACAGTTAAAATCGGAGTATTAGTCAATTCAGGAGAAGAAAAACCTGCTGTAGGGCCACAAAATACATATAAAGTACTAGGTAAAGAAATCAAACTCAACGGCGGTACGCAACGACACATATATACTACCACTGTTCGAATTAATAATGCTATTTAA
- a CDS encoding GspH/FimT family pseudopilin, protein MQRTQGFTLIELMITIAIAGIILAFSAPWLGNFIQDYRSFSETNQLINTLSLAKSEAIKRSTEVSLELSRNTNPGSLDDWRYSWSIYLDANANNTLDAGERIIKEGQGDLELSIADNLTTNTGNLRFNAKGLITASNINQDANGNFILRVCDERREGTSFELNRIGRAEKTKHSSKNSPANLIPATQCNYRL, encoded by the coding sequence ATGCAGCGCACCCAAGGTTTTACACTGATCGAACTGATGATCACCATTGCTATAGCTGGAATTATCCTAGCTTTTAGTGCTCCCTGGCTTGGCAACTTTATACAGGATTATCGCTCCTTCTCTGAAACCAATCAGCTTATTAATACCCTTAGCCTAGCTAAGAGTGAAGCAATTAAAAGAAGCACCGAAGTCAGCTTAGAACTCAGTAGAAATACTAATCCAGGCTCTCTCGATGATTGGCGATATAGCTGGTCAATTTACTTAGATGCAAACGCAAATAATACACTTGATGCCGGTGAAAGAATAATTAAAGAAGGTCAAGGTGATCTTGAGCTTTCAATAGCGGATAATCTCACCACCAATACTGGCAACTTACGCTTCAATGCAAAAGGCTTAATTACTGCATCCAATATCAACCAAGATGCTAATGGAAATTTCATATTAAGAGTATGCGACGAACGTAGAGAAGGTACTTCTTTTGAATTAAATCGTATTGGTAGAGCTGAAAAAACCAAGCACAGTAGCAAAAATAGTCCTGCGAACCTTATTCCAGCAACCCAATGCAACTACAGACTTTAA
- the pilV gene encoding type IV pilus modification protein PilV — MKFQAINKQQGIGLIEVLITILVIAIGLLGLAGMQAQSMKSTYQSGQRSQAIWMAQELAERMRANPSAVSNQHYLNAINTVRAEITANPGSDKPCSTPSPACNASICNEEQLARYDVWELFCADTSTTPLPRVNPYLVCTPASCADGSDLHITLEWEEAQTNLQRTTKTTGSGSDNPTVELIIRLEG, encoded by the coding sequence ATGAAATTTCAAGCAATAAACAAACAACAAGGAATTGGTTTAATTGAAGTATTAATTACTATCTTAGTGATAGCAATTGGCCTGCTTGGGTTAGCAGGTATGCAAGCTCAATCAATGAAAAGCACCTATCAATCAGGCCAACGCTCACAAGCTATTTGGATGGCCCAAGAACTCGCAGAAAGAATGAGAGCAAATCCAAGTGCTGTCAGTAATCAACACTATTTAAATGCAATTAATACTGTTCGAGCTGAGATCACTGCCAACCCAGGCTCTGACAAACCTTGCTCCACTCCAAGTCCAGCTTGTAATGCAAGTATTTGCAATGAAGAACAGTTAGCAAGATATGATGTTTGGGAACTTTTTTGTGCAGATACAAGTACCACCCCACTGCCTAGAGTTAATCCCTACCTAGTATGTACACCTGCAAGTTGTGCTGACGGATCAGATCTACACATTACCTTAGAGTGGGAAGAAGCACAAACAAACTTGCAGAGAACAACCAAAACGACTGGAAGCGGTAGTGATAACCCAACAGTTGAATTAATAATTAGATTAGAAGGTTAA
- a CDS encoding pilus assembly PilX family protein, whose product MNINTQQGSSLIVSLVLLTIFTIIGLAAISTSSLEETMAGNTQRQLENFQVALSELDSQIVRLLGDTTDKDLVKAIDKANANKTGTKEQKTYEFTDASQYDPKNKTVYENQRGIHINSSVLYNYKTASIGPSKKFTNSADIKEGYVLYHFDLNANTEMGDAPGTTDRNIIAASRQTYGFSYKNKNQNIVAED is encoded by the coding sequence ATGAATATTAATACTCAACAAGGCTCATCTTTAATTGTAAGTCTAGTGTTATTAACAATATTTACTATTATTGGCTTAGCCGCTATTTCAACTTCATCTCTTGAAGAAACCATGGCTGGAAATACTCAGCGACAGCTAGAAAACTTTCAAGTGGCATTAAGTGAGTTAGATTCACAAATTGTTCGATTACTTGGTGATACAACAGATAAAGACCTTGTCAAAGCAATAGACAAAGCCAATGCCAATAAAACAGGAACGAAAGAGCAAAAGACATATGAGTTTACTGATGCCAGTCAGTACGATCCAAAAAATAAAACTGTTTACGAAAATCAAAGAGGTATACACATAAACTCTAGTGTTCTTTATAACTACAAAACAGCATCAATTGGACCATCTAAAAAGTTTACAAACTCTGCCGATATAAAAGAAGGATATGTTTTGTATCACTTTGATCTAAACGCCAATACAGAGATGGGTGATGCTCCTGGAACAACTGATAGAAATATAATTGCCGCATCTAGGCAAACCTACGGGTTTAGTTATAAAAATAAAAACCAAAACATAGTAGCGGAGGATTAA
- a CDS encoding GspH/FimT family pseudopilin, which yields MSKFKDLYQANAAGFTLIELLTTIAVFSLIISIGIPTLSSMIHNYQARTTMLQLHSAIHLTRDYAITQRALVTICPSKGEQCLPHWQTEEIMIFTDPNKNGQLDNDEKLLKIIPININGYINVRLSSRKQYLRYHPEGLARPIFGRITLCPKNQETYPPRQLIVNFVGRVRHNTPPRQSRDAQKILNENC from the coding sequence ATGAGTAAATTTAAGGATTTATATCAAGCAAATGCAGCAGGTTTCACATTAATTGAATTACTTACAACTATTGCAGTTTTTTCACTGATAATCAGCATTGGCATTCCAACATTGAGCTCAATGATTCATAACTATCAAGCACGCACCACAATGCTGCAACTGCATAGTGCTATTCATTTGACGCGAGATTACGCCATCACCCAACGAGCTTTAGTCACTATTTGTCCAAGTAAAGGCGAGCAGTGTTTACCCCACTGGCAAACAGAAGAAATCATGATCTTTACTGATCCAAATAAAAATGGTCAATTAGATAATGATGAAAAATTATTAAAAATCATACCTATTAATATCAACGGCTATATAAATGTTCGTCTATCATCTCGAAAACAATATTTAAGGTATCATCCAGAAGGATTAGCACGTCCTATTTTTGGCCGTATTACTCTATGCCCTAAAAACCAAGAAACTTACCCTCCAAGACAATTAATTGTCAATTTTGTTGGCAGAGTTCGCCATAACACTCCACCCCGTCAAAGTCGTGACGCCCAAAAAATACTAAACGAGAACTGTTAG